A region from the Onychomys torridus chromosome 22, mOncTor1.1, whole genome shotgun sequence genome encodes:
- the Slc12a9 gene encoding solute carrier family 12 member 9 yields MASESSPLLAYRLLGEEGAAFPPNGAGGSGVASARKLSTFLGVVVPTVLSMFSIVVFLRIGFVVGHAGLLQALAMLLVAYIILALTVLSVCAIATNGAVRGGGAYFMISRTLGPEVGGSIGLMFYLANVCGCAVSLLGLVESVLDVFGADVTGSSGIRVLPQGYGWNLLYGSLLLGLVGGVCTLGAGLYARASFLTFLLVSGSLASVLVSFVAVGPRDIQLAPRPGTNGSSVPPRYGHFTGFNGSTLKDNLGAGYAEDYTTGAMMTFASVFAVLFNGCTGIMAGANMSGELKDPSRAIPLGTIIAVAYTFFIYILLFFLSSFTCDRTLLQEDYGFFRGISLWPPLVLIGIYATALSASMSSLIGASRILHALAQDDLFGVILAPAKVVSGGGNPWGAVLYSWGLVQLVLLAGKLNTLAAVVTVFYLVAYAAVDLSCLSLEWASAPNFRPTFNLFSWHTCLLGVASCLLMMFLISPGAAGGSLLLMGLLSALLTARGGPSSWGYVSQALLFHQVRKYLLRLDVRKEHVKFWRPQLLLLVGNPRGALPLLRLANQLKKGGLYVLGHVTLGDLDSLPSDPVQPQYGAWLSLVDLAQVKAFVDLTLSPSVRQGAQHLLRISGLGGMKPNTLVLGFYDDAPPQDHFLTDPAFSEPAEGTREGGSPALSTLFPPPRAPGSPRALSPQDYVATVADALKMNKNVVLARACGALPPERLSRGSGSNAQLHHVDVWPLNLLRPRGGPGYVDVCGLFLLQMATILSMVPAWHSARLRIFLCLGPREAPGAAEGRLRALLSQLRIRAEVQEVVWGDGAETGEPEEEEGDFVNGGRGDEEAEALACSANALVRAQQGRGTGGGPGGPEGRDGEEGPTTALTFLYLPRPPADPARYPRYLALLEILSRDLGPTLLVHGVTPVTCTDL; encoded by the exons ATGGCCAGCGAGAGCTCCCCTCTGCTGGCCTACAGGCTTCTGGGAGAAGAGGGGGCTGCCTTCCCTCCCAATGGAGCCGGAGGATCTGGAGTGGCATCAGCCCGAAAGCTCTCCACcttcctgggtgtggtggtacccACCGTCCTGTCCATGTTTAGTATAGTCGTGTTTCTGAGGATTG GCTTCGTGGTGGGCCACGCGGGGCTGCTGCAGGCCTTGGCCATGCTCCTGGTTGCCTACATCATTCTGGCACTCACGGTCCTCTCAGTCTGTGCCATTGCCACCAATGGAGCGGTGAGAGGGGGCGGAGCCTACT TCATGATCAGCAGGACCCTGGGGCCGGAGGTTGGCGGCAGCATCGGCCTCATGTTCTACCTGGCCAACGTGTGTGGCTGTGCCGTGTCCCTGCTGGGACTGGTGGAGTCTGTGCTGGATGTCTTCGGGGCTG ACGTCACAGGCTCCAGTGGGATCCGGGTTCTACCCCAGGGTTATGGCTGGAATCTGCTCTACGGCTCCCTGCTGCTCGGCCTGGTGGGTGGTGTGTGCACACTGGGAGCTGGACTCTACGCCCGTGCCTCCTTTCTTACATTCCTGCTGGTTTCTGGCTCTCTGGCCTCCGTTCTGGTCAGCTTTGTGGCCGTGGGACCCAGGGACATCCAGTTGGCGCCCCGACCAGGCACCAACGGTTCCTCTGTACCACCCCGTTATGGCCACTTTACGGGTTTCAATGGCAGCACCCTGAAGGACAACTTGGGTG CTGGTTATGCTGAGGACTACACCACGGGGGCCATGATGACCTTTGCTAGTGTCTTTGCGGTCCTCTTCAATGGCTGCACCGGCATCATGGCTGGGGCCAACATGTCAG GGGAGCTGAAGGACCCCAGCCGGGCGATTCCACTGGGCACCATCATTGCTGTGGCCTACACCTTCTTCATCTacatccttctcttcttcctctccagctTCACTTGTGACAG GACCCTGCTTCAGGAAGACTATGGGTTCTTCCGTGGCATCAGCTTGTGGCCCCCGCTCGTGTTGATCGGCATCTACGCCACGGCACTTTCAGCCTCCATGAGCTCCCTCATCGGTGCCTCCCGAATCCTGCATGCCCTGGCCCAGGATGACCTCTTCG gagtCATCTTGGCACCGGCCAAGGTAGTCTCTGGAGGGGGTAACCCCTGGGGTGCTGTCCTGTATTCCTGGGGCCTGGTGCAG CTGGTGTTGCTGGCTGGGAAGCTGAACACGCTGGCAGCTGTGGTCACTGTCTTCTACTTGGTGGCCTATGCCGCCGTGGACCTGTCTTGCCTGAGTCTAGAGTGGGCTTCAGCCCCCAACTTCCG CCCCACCTTCAACCTGTTCTCCTGGCACACCTGCCTGCTCGGGGTGGCTTCCTGCCTGCTGATGATGTTCCTCATCAGTCCCGGGGCCGCCGGTGGGTCCCTTCTTCTCATGGGCCTGCTTTCTGCTCTTCTCACCGCCCGTGGAGGACCCAGCAGTTGGGGCTACGTCAGCCAAGCCTTGCTTTTCCACCAG GTGCGGAAGTACTTGCTCCGCCTGGATGTCCGCAAGGAGCACGTGAAGTTCTGGAGgccccagctgctgctcctggtGGGAAACCCTCGGGGTGCCCTGCCTCTGCTACGGCTGGCCAACCAGCTAAAGAAGGGGGGACTCTATGTGCTGGGCCATGTCACTCTGGGAGACCTTG ACTCTCTACCATCAGACCCTGTACAGCCGCAGTATGGCGCCTGGCTGAGCCTGGTGGACCTTGCCCAAGTGAAGGCCTTTGTGGACCTCACCCTGTCGCCCTCTGTGCGCCAGGGCGCTCAGCATCTGCTGCGGATCTCTGGCCTCG GCGGCATGAAGCCCAACACGTTGGTGCTGGGTTTCTATGATGACGCCCCACCCCAGGACCATTTCCTAACAGACCCTGCCTTCTCCGAGCCTGCAGAGGGCACCCGAGAGGGCGGGTCGCCAGCCCTGAGCACGCTGTTCCCTCCACCTCGGGCTCCTGGGAGCCCCCGGGCTCTCAGTCCCCAGGACTACGTGGCCACGGTGGCAGATGCTCTCAAGATGAACAAGAATGTGGTTCTCGCCCGGGCTTGTGGGGCTTTGCCCCCGGAGCGGCTAAGCCGGGGGTCCGGGAGCAACGCTCAGCTCCATCACGTGGACGTGTGGCCCTTGAACCTGCTGCGGCCCCGGGGTGGGCCCGGCTACGTGGACGTCTGTGGCCTTTTCCTGTTGCAGATGGCTACCATCTTAAGCATGGTGCCTGCATGGCACAGTGCCCGGCTCCGGATCTTCCTGTGCTTGGGGCCTAGGGAGGCTCCTGGGGCAGCTGAGGGAAGGCTCCGGGCTCTGTTGAGTCAACTCAGGATCCGGGCAGAGGTgcaagaggtggtgtggggtgaTGGAGCCGAGACCGGGGagcctgaggaggaggaaggggactTTGTGAATGGTGGTCGAGGAGATGAAGAGGCCGAGGCTCTGGCTTGCAGTGCCAACGCCCTGGTGCGTGCCCAGCAGGGGCGAGGCACAGGAGGAGGCCCTGGGGGGCCtgaaggaagggatggggaggagggaccCACCACAGCCCTTACCTTCCTGTACCTGCCTCGACCGCCTGCCGATCCTGCCCGCTACCCCAGATACCTGGCGCTGCTGGAAATCCTGAGCCGTGACCTGGGTCCCACCCTTCTTGTTCATGGCGTCACTCCGGTCACCTGTACTGATCTCTGA